A part of uncultured Acidilobus sp. JCHS genomic DNA contains:
- a CDS encoding isoleucyl-tRNA synthetase, with protein MGKEPINVHILPALKGEVSNKVSAMKIVGNVAAEANKDLHELEGEILEFWDKNSIYEKVKAKAMKSSRKLYFLDGPPYASAPTIHVGTAWNKILKDSLLRYYRMVGFDVWDKPGFDTHGLPIEILVERTLGVKSKKDIEDVIGIDRFVETCRKVAEDNIKGMTESFRQLGVFMDWKDPYITYTDDYIEAGWHLIKRVHELGLLYRSGRVLHWCPRCETTLADYEVSEYVDLEDPSIYVKFRVKGQENTYLVIWTTTPWTLPANAFVMAHPDLSYAIVEANGERYIMVEARVPNVMSEAGISNYRIVSVVRGKDLEGLEYEHPLEDVVQAQAVLKAYHRVVMAPEAVSAAEGTGLVHAAPGHGDVDFEVGSRIGAPAISLVDNQGRMTEQAGKYRGLYFRTEANEAILRDLRERNALLHEGKVVHKYPVCWRCKTPLVLRLTDQWFIAVSKVKDKLMRGADAVEWVPSWAKSRLLSILADVKDWVISRQRYWGIPLPIWVCESCGHVEVVGSVEDLERLGGKRPPSLHRPWVDSVTLRCPKCGGIMKRVPDVADVWFDSGIAFYASLGYPRRKDLFERLMPVDLILEGHDQLRGWFFSLLRVGVLGFDKVPYRRVLVHGFVLDEQGREMHKSLGNYVAFEDLVAKYPRDVVRLYVLRNTTWEDLRFSWRNIELTARDFTIIRNVFAFASLYMSLDGFDPEAMTLESVASYLEPEDKWLLSRVNSALRGYHRAFERLEVHEAARIVRDLIVEDISRWYIRLIRRRVWQEEDTPSKRAAYATLYYALRTWLLMAAPLMPFLTEYMYQGLVRPAESGAPESVHLMNVPSPDEKFIDAELEDRMNVVRELSEAAVAARSKAGIKLRRPLRTIYIMPSDESVLSAVKTFAEVLKIATNVKEVKVVGPEFLENLKVYRLEPNYSVLGPDFKKLTKKVVEAIGMRQDEVARELLARGYYELDVEGQKVRLEPRHVKVLAEYPEWLEVEETRYGIVALDKRLSEEEQVEGIVREVIRRVQFMRKKLSLPVEAYIDLWVSGDDDILQAVKSKEYYLKNEVRAASVTYSEPPAEAYGEEWEVDEKRLKLALRQREGPRGLS; from the coding sequence TTGGGCAAAGAGCCTATAAACGTTCATATCCTCCCCGCCCTAAAGGGCGAGGTCTCCAACAAGGTGAGCGCTATGAAGATCGTGGGCAATGTAGCGGCCGAGGCCAATAAGGACCTTCACGAGCTAGAAGGAGAAATCCTGGAGTTCTGGGATAAGAACTCGATATATGAGAAAGTTAAGGCCAAGGCTATGAAAAGCAGCCGCAAGCTTTACTTCCTGGACGGACCGCCCTACGCTAGCGCTCCTACAATACATGTGGGAACTGCCTGGAACAAGATACTGAAAGACTCATTGCTTAGGTATTACAGGATGGTAGGCTTTGATGTATGGGATAAGCCAGGCTTTGATACCCATGGCCTACCGATCGAGATCCTCGTCGAGAGGACCCTAGGTGTTAAGAGCAAAAAGGACATAGAGGACGTGATTGGAATCGACCGATTTGTTGAAACCTGTCGCAAGGTGGCCGAGGACAACATCAAGGGCATGACTGAGAGCTTCAGACAACTCGGGGTCTTCATGGACTGGAAGGACCCTTACATAACCTACACCGATGACTACATAGAGGCCGGATGGCATCTAATAAAGAGGGTCCATGAGCTTGGCCTTCTCTACAGGAGCGGAAGGGTTTTACACTGGTGTCCTCGCTGCGAGACCACGCTGGCAGACTATGAAGTCTCTGAGTATGTAGACCTGGAGGACCCCTCCATTTACGTTAAGTTCAGAGTTAAGGGCCAGGAAAACACCTACCTCGTGATCTGGACCACCACGCCGTGGACGCTGCCGGCGAACGCTTTCGTTATGGCTCACCCTGACCTCAGCTATGCCATAGTGGAGGCTAACGGTGAGAGGTACATCATGGTCGAGGCCAGGGTCCCTAATGTCATGAGTGAGGCAGGGATCAGCAACTACAGGATAGTCTCCGTCGTAAGGGGCAAGGACCTAGAAGGCCTTGAGTACGAGCACCCGCTTGAAGACGTGGTCCAAGCCCAGGCTGTACTCAAAGCCTACCACCGCGTCGTCATGGCGCCCGAGGCCGTCAGCGCCGCTGAGGGAACGGGCCTCGTTCACGCAGCTCCTGGACATGGTGACGTAGACTTTGAGGTCGGCTCAAGGATAGGCGCGCCTGCCATAAGCCTTGTTGATAATCAGGGCAGGATGACAGAGCAGGCCGGTAAGTACAGGGGACTTTACTTCAGGACTGAGGCTAACGAGGCAATACTCAGGGACCTTAGGGAGCGCAACGCGTTGCTTCACGAGGGCAAAGTAGTACACAAGTACCCTGTCTGCTGGAGATGCAAGACGCCCCTCGTCCTAAGGTTGACCGACCAGTGGTTCATAGCCGTCAGTAAGGTAAAGGACAAACTGATGAGGGGGGCAGACGCTGTAGAGTGGGTGCCCTCATGGGCCAAGAGCAGGTTGCTCTCAATACTGGCCGACGTCAAGGACTGGGTCATAAGCAGGCAAAGGTATTGGGGAATACCACTACCTATTTGGGTCTGTGAGAGCTGTGGCCACGTAGAGGTCGTGGGCAGCGTTGAGGACTTAGAAAGGCTTGGGGGCAAGAGGCCCCCGTCACTACACAGGCCGTGGGTTGACAGCGTGACCTTAAGATGCCCTAAGTGCGGCGGAATTATGAAGAGAGTTCCAGACGTAGCCGACGTGTGGTTTGACAGCGGCATAGCGTTCTACGCTAGCCTGGGCTATCCAAGGAGAAAGGACCTCTTCGAGAGGCTCATGCCCGTTGACCTAATACTTGAGGGCCATGACCAGCTAAGGGGCTGGTTCTTCAGCCTCCTCAGGGTTGGCGTGCTAGGGTTTGACAAGGTTCCTTACCGCAGAGTCCTCGTCCACGGCTTTGTCCTAGATGAGCAGGGCAGGGAGATGCATAAGTCCCTTGGTAATTACGTTGCGTTTGAGGACTTGGTAGCCAAGTACCCAAGGGACGTAGTGAGGCTCTATGTGCTGAGGAACACGACGTGGGAGGACCTCAGGTTCTCCTGGCGCAACATTGAGCTTACGGCAAGGGACTTCACGATCATAAGGAACGTCTTCGCTTTCGCAAGCCTTTACATGAGCCTTGACGGCTTTGACCCCGAGGCCATGACGCTTGAGTCCGTGGCCAGTTACCTGGAGCCTGAGGACAAATGGCTCCTCTCCAGGGTCAACAGCGCCCTAAGGGGTTATCATAGGGCCTTTGAGAGGCTGGAGGTTCACGAGGCTGCTAGGATAGTCCGGGACCTGATAGTCGAGGACATAAGTAGATGGTACATCAGGCTCATAAGGAGGAGAGTCTGGCAGGAGGAGGACACCCCCTCAAAGAGGGCTGCCTACGCTACCTTGTACTACGCGCTGAGAACGTGGCTATTAATGGCAGCTCCGCTCATGCCATTCCTAACAGAGTACATGTACCAAGGCCTTGTCAGGCCCGCGGAAAGCGGGGCGCCTGAGAGTGTACATCTAATGAACGTGCCGTCCCCTGACGAGAAGTTCATAGACGCTGAGCTTGAAGACCGCATGAACGTTGTCAGGGAGCTCAGCGAGGCCGCTGTGGCTGCCAGGTCCAAGGCCGGCATTAAGCTGAGGAGGCCGCTGAGGACCATCTACATAATGCCTTCAGATGAGAGTGTGCTCTCGGCCGTCAAGACGTTCGCAGAGGTCCTCAAGATTGCGACCAACGTAAAGGAGGTTAAGGTAGTAGGGCCTGAGTTCCTTGAGAACCTAAAGGTCTACAGGCTGGAGCCCAACTACAGCGTCCTCGGGCCCGACTTCAAGAAGCTCACTAAGAAGGTCGTAGAGGCCATCGGCATGAGGCAGGACGAAGTGGCGAGGGAGCTGCTAGCTAGAGGCTACTACGAGCTTGATGTTGAAGGCCAGAAGGTCAGGCTTGAGCCTAGGCACGTGAAGGTCTTGGCCGAGTACCCTGAGTGGCTTGAGGTTGAGGAGACAAGGTATGGCATCGTGGCCTTGGACAAAAGGCTAAGCGAGGAGGAGCAGGTAGAGGGCATAGTAAGAGAGGTGATAAGGAGGGTCCAGTTCATGAGGAAGAAGCTTTCATTACCCGTTGA
- a CDS encoding putative Fe-S oxidoreductase, whose amino-acid sequence MEQCLRGVKKGPVVMGRRLLRLRRPFPMIGHIAFGVIERGTNVIQVRPSTLCFHDCVFCSVDAGPSSTTRRAEYIVDDVEWLAEWVSEVAKVKRGGSEALIDGVGEPLTNPRIIDLVKALKSAPGVERVAVETHGGSLSLPLLKALDRAGLDRVNLSIDAMDPDLARKLVNAGWYDVNKILSVVERALAETDLDFVLTPVVVPGYNEGELKKLIEWAKAHRLGERSGWPTGVLIQKFEAHKFGRKPKGVRPWSWKRFYDFLRSLERETGYRLLVRPEEIGIRRAPRLQRPYRKGDVLELIVVGEGWLRGELLAVDSGCSRAFSLVGVRRPISSGALVKGVVKEDENNIYLASPLNG is encoded by the coding sequence ATGGAGCAGTGCCTGAGGGGAGTTAAAAAGGGCCCCGTCGTCATGGGCAGGAGGCTCCTGAGGCTCAGAAGGCCCTTCCCTATGATAGGTCATATAGCATTTGGCGTCATAGAGAGGGGGACCAATGTAATACAGGTCAGGCCCTCTACGCTATGCTTCCATGACTGCGTGTTCTGCAGCGTTGATGCAGGTCCCTCCTCCACTACCAGGAGAGCCGAGTACATAGTTGACGACGTTGAATGGCTTGCGGAATGGGTCTCGGAGGTCGCAAAGGTCAAGAGGGGAGGGTCCGAGGCCCTAATAGATGGTGTTGGGGAGCCCCTAACTAACCCGAGGATAATAGACCTGGTCAAGGCGCTGAAGTCAGCACCAGGGGTTGAGAGAGTAGCAGTGGAGACTCACGGCGGCAGCCTGTCCCTTCCTCTGCTTAAGGCGCTTGACAGGGCTGGACTTGACAGGGTGAACCTCAGCATAGACGCTATGGACCCTGACCTAGCCAGGAAGCTCGTCAACGCGGGATGGTATGACGTGAACAAGATACTCTCGGTGGTTGAGAGGGCTCTGGCGGAGACGGACCTTGATTTCGTCTTAACGCCGGTGGTCGTGCCTGGCTACAACGAGGGTGAGCTCAAGAAGCTGATAGAGTGGGCCAAGGCTCACAGGCTGGGGGAGAGGTCAGGCTGGCCCACAGGGGTTCTCATTCAGAAGTTCGAGGCGCACAAGTTCGGAAGGAAGCCCAAGGGAGTTAGGCCCTGGTCTTGGAAGAGGTTCTATGACTTCCTTAGGTCGCTAGAGAGGGAGACAGGGTACAGGCTCCTCGTCAGGCCTGAGGAGATAGGCATTAGGAGGGCTCCTAGGCTTCAGAGGCCCTACAGGAAGGGTGACGTGTTAGAGCTTATTGTAGTTGGGGAGGGGTGGCTCCGCGGCGAGCTGCTGGCCGTTGACAGCGGCTGCTCCAGAGCGTTCTCGCTTGTTGGCGTAAGGAGGCCTATCAGCTCTGGAGCCCTTGTGAAAGGCGTAGTCAAGGAGGACGAGAATAACATATACCTCGCAAGCCCTCTCAACGGCTAA